A genomic segment from Streptomyces sp. NBC_00459 encodes:
- a CDS encoding CGNR zinc finger domain-containing protein, which produces MKFAFVSGSAALDFVGTVQSRRDDALDLLTAPADLTDWAVASGTLDSPASATRADLATALHLREAIYRLVVASTDGSPFALEDCAVVNRAAGRNPVRCELLPDGAVVRHGTIGAVLSTLARDAVELITGTPEQVKECAAPTCTRLYVDRSHRGSRRWCDMTRCGNRAKAALYRSRHA; this is translated from the coding sequence ATGAAGTTCGCATTCGTCAGCGGCAGCGCGGCTCTCGACTTCGTCGGGACGGTCCAGAGCCGACGCGACGACGCGCTGGACCTGCTCACCGCACCGGCCGACCTCACCGACTGGGCGGTCGCCTCCGGAACCCTGGACTCCCCCGCGTCGGCGACCAGGGCCGACCTGGCCACGGCACTGCACCTGCGCGAGGCGATCTACCGGCTGGTGGTCGCCTCGACCGACGGATCCCCGTTCGCCCTCGAGGACTGCGCCGTCGTCAACCGCGCCGCCGGCCGTAACCCGGTGCGCTGCGAACTGCTGCCCGACGGCGCTGTCGTACGCCACGGCACGATCGGGGCCGTCCTGTCGACGCTGGCCCGTGACGCGGTCGAGCTGATCACCGGCACGCCGGAGCAGGTGAAGGAGTGCGCGGCACCCACGTGCACCCGGCTGTACGTCGACCGGTCCCACCGCGGCTCGCGGCGCTGGTGCGACATGACGCGCTGCGGCAACCGGGCGAAGGCCGCGCTCTACCGCTCACGGCACGCCTGA
- a CDS encoding ABC transporter ATP-binding protein, with protein MTPLSANGTAVGEPSPSNAPSAFLEVRDLKVHFPTDDGLVKSVDGLSFQLEKGKTLSIVGESGSGKSVTSLAIMGLHRLGARGKNVRMSGEIWLDGKELVGADPDEVRKLRGREMAMIFQDPLSAMHPYYTIGNQIVEAYRVHHDVSKKVARTRAIEMLDRVGIPEPAKRVDGYPHEFSGGMRQRAMIAMALVNNPELLIADEPTTALDVTVQAQILDLIRDLQKEFGSAVVLITHDLGVVAEIADEVLVMYGGRCVERGPVDEIFEQPQHPYTWGLLGSMPRIDRETSDRLIPVKGQPPSLINVPSGCAFHPRCPYADIPKGDVTRTVRPELQQVAGGHFSACHLSPEDRTRIWTEEIAPKL; from the coding sequence CTGACTCCTTTGTCCGCGAACGGCACCGCGGTGGGCGAGCCCTCGCCCTCGAACGCGCCCAGTGCCTTCCTCGAGGTCCGCGACCTCAAGGTCCACTTCCCGACCGACGACGGCCTGGTCAAGTCCGTCGACGGGCTCAGCTTCCAGCTGGAGAAGGGCAAGACCCTCTCCATCGTGGGCGAGTCCGGCTCCGGCAAGTCCGTCACCTCGCTGGCCATCATGGGCCTGCACCGGCTCGGCGCACGCGGCAAGAACGTGCGGATGAGCGGGGAGATCTGGCTCGACGGCAAGGAACTCGTCGGTGCCGACCCCGACGAGGTGCGCAAGCTGCGGGGCCGCGAGATGGCGATGATCTTCCAGGATCCGCTGTCCGCGATGCACCCGTACTACACGATCGGCAACCAGATCGTGGAGGCGTACCGCGTCCACCACGACGTCAGCAAGAAGGTCGCCCGCACCCGCGCGATCGAGATGCTCGACCGGGTCGGCATCCCCGAGCCCGCCAAGCGTGTCGACGGCTACCCGCACGAGTTCTCCGGCGGTATGCGCCAGCGCGCGATGATCGCGATGGCGCTGGTCAACAACCCCGAGCTGCTCATCGCGGACGAGCCGACGACCGCCCTCGACGTGACCGTCCAGGCGCAGATCCTCGACCTGATCCGCGATCTCCAGAAGGAGTTCGGCTCCGCGGTCGTCCTCATCACGCACGACCTCGGTGTGGTCGCCGAGATCGCCGACGAGGTGCTGGTGATGTACGGCGGCCGGTGCGTGGAGCGCGGTCCGGTCGACGAGATCTTCGAGCAGCCGCAGCACCCGTACACCTGGGGTCTGCTCGGTTCCATGCCCCGCATCGACCGGGAGACCTCCGACCGGCTCATCCCCGTCAAGGGGCAGCCGCCGAGCCTCATCAACGTCCCCTCGGGCTGCGCCTTCCACCCGCGCTGCCCGTACGCGGACATCCCCAAGGGCGACGTCACCCGTACCGTGCGCCCGGAGCTCCAGCAGGTCGCCGGCGGGCACTTCTCCGCCTGCCACCTCTCGCCGGAGGACCGTACGCGGATCTGGACCGAAGAGATTGCGCCGAAGCTGTGA
- a CDS encoding ABC transporter permease has product MISYILRRTFAAVILLLVVTAVTFAIFFLLPRLAGQTADQLAQQYIGKSPSAADIAAVKSNLGLDDPLYLQYWHFIKGIVSGATYDLGPTTTHCNAPCFGYSFKTHVEVWPQLTSRLPVTISLAAGAAVMWLVSGVAIGVISALKPGSVFDRSFMGVALAGVSLPMFFTGNLALLLFTYQWPIFGRTYVPFTENPAQWANTLFPAWCSLALLYSAIYARLTRSGMLETMNEDFIRTARAKGLRERKVVVRHGLRAALTPIITVFGMDLGLLLGGALITETVFSLHGVGEYAVQGIKDNDLPPILGVTLLAALFVVVANLLVDLLYAAADPRVRLS; this is encoded by the coding sequence GTGATCTCGTACATCCTCCGTCGGACGTTCGCGGCAGTGATCCTGCTGCTGGTCGTCACCGCGGTGACCTTCGCCATCTTCTTCCTGCTGCCACGGCTCGCCGGCCAGACCGCCGACCAGCTGGCCCAGCAGTACATCGGGAAGAGCCCGTCGGCGGCGGACATCGCTGCGGTCAAGAGCAACCTCGGTCTGGACGACCCCCTCTATCTCCAGTACTGGCACTTCATCAAGGGGATCGTGTCCGGTGCCACCTATGACCTGGGGCCCACCACGACGCATTGCAACGCGCCGTGCTTCGGCTACTCCTTCAAGACCCACGTCGAGGTCTGGCCGCAGCTCACCTCCCGCCTTCCGGTGACGATCTCGCTCGCCGCGGGCGCGGCCGTGATGTGGCTGGTGTCCGGTGTGGCGATCGGTGTGATCTCCGCGCTGAAGCCGGGTTCGGTCTTCGACCGGTCCTTCATGGGAGTCGCCCTCGCCGGTGTCTCGCTGCCCATGTTCTTCACGGGCAACCTGGCACTGCTGCTCTTCACCTACCAGTGGCCGATCTTCGGCCGCACCTATGTGCCGTTCACCGAGAACCCGGCGCAGTGGGCCAACACGCTGTTCCCGGCGTGGTGTTCGCTCGCCCTTCTCTACTCCGCCATCTACGCGCGGCTCACCCGCTCCGGGATGCTGGAGACGATGAACGAGGACTTCATCCGCACGGCCCGTGCCAAGGGTCTGCGGGAGCGCAAGGTCGTCGTCCGGCACGGTCTGCGGGCCGCGCTGACGCCGATCATCACCGTGTTCGGCATGGACCTGGGCCTGCTGCTCGGCGGCGCCCTGATCACCGAGACGGTGTTCTCGCTGCACGGTGTCGGCGAGTACGCGGTGCAGGGCATCAAGGACAACGACCTGCCGCCGATCCTCGGAGTCACCCTGCTCGCGGCCCTCTTCGTCGTTGTCGCAAATCTTCTGGTGGACCTGCTCTACGCGGCCGCCGACCCGCGGGTGAGGCTCTCGTGA
- a CDS encoding ABC transporter ATP-binding protein, with amino-acid sequence MSETKKPEASTAAAASDEREVLLKVEGLVKHFPIKKGILQRQVGAVKAVDGIDFEVRKGETLGVVGESGCGKSTMGRVITRLQEPTAGSIHFEGQDITRLSAAGMRPLRRDIQMIFQDPYGSLNPRHTIGSIVSAPFRLQGVEPEGGVKKEVQGLLELVGLSPEHFNRYPHEFSGGQRQRIGIARALALKPKLVVADEPVSALDVSIQAQVVNLMDDLQKELGLTYVIIAHDLSVVRHVSDRIAVMYLGKIVELSDRSSLYEAPMHPYTKALMSAVPVPDPKRRGTKSERILLKGDVPSPIAPPSGCRFHTRCWKATEICRTTEPPLLELKPGQQVACHHPENAEDQAPQDTVLLSAAREAVELVTPAGPRTKTDDAPTAPPEAEAEDDRQESTDK; translated from the coding sequence GTGAGCGAGACGAAGAAACCTGAGGCGTCGACCGCTGCGGCGGCTTCCGACGAGCGCGAGGTCCTGCTCAAGGTCGAGGGCCTGGTCAAGCACTTCCCCATCAAGAAGGGGATCCTGCAGCGTCAGGTCGGCGCGGTCAAAGCCGTCGACGGCATCGACTTCGAGGTGCGCAAGGGCGAGACCCTCGGCGTGGTCGGCGAGTCGGGCTGCGGCAAGTCGACCATGGGCCGGGTCATCACCCGCCTCCAGGAACCGACCGCCGGCTCGATCCACTTCGAGGGCCAGGACATCACCCGGCTGAGCGCCGCCGGGATGCGTCCGCTGCGGCGGGACATCCAGATGATCTTCCAGGACCCCTATGGCTCCCTGAACCCGCGTCACACCATCGGCTCGATCGTCTCGGCGCCCTTCCGGCTCCAGGGCGTCGAGCCCGAGGGCGGGGTGAAGAAGGAGGTCCAGGGCCTTCTGGAGCTGGTGGGCCTGAGCCCCGAGCACTTCAACCGCTACCCGCACGAGTTCTCCGGCGGCCAGCGCCAGCGCATCGGTATCGCCCGCGCGCTCGCCCTGAAGCCGAAGCTGGTCGTGGCGGACGAGCCGGTGTCCGCGCTGGACGTGTCGATCCAGGCGCAGGTCGTGAACCTGATGGACGACCTCCAGAAGGAACTCGGCCTGACCTACGTGATCATCGCGCACGACCTCTCCGTCGTACGCCATGTCTCGGACCGGATCGCGGTGATGTACCTCGGCAAGATCGTCGAACTCTCGGACCGGTCCTCCCTGTACGAGGCGCCGATGCACCCGTACACCAAGGCCCTGATGTCGGCGGTGCCGGTTCCGGACCCCAAGCGCCGGGGCACCAAGAGCGAGCGCATCCTGCTCAAGGGCGATGTCCCGTCGCCCATCGCGCCGCCGAGCGGCTGCCGTTTCCACACCCGGTGCTGGAAGGCGACGGAGATCTGCAGGACGACCGAGCCGCCGCTCCTGGAGCTGAAGCCCGGCCAGCAGGTCGCCTGCCACCACCCGGAGAACGCCGAGGACCAGGCCCCGCAGGACACGGTGCTGCTGTCGGCGGCGAGGGAGGCGGTGGAGCTGGTGACTCCGGCCGGCCCGCGGACGAAGACGGACGACGCCCCCACCGCACCGCCGGAGGCGGAAGCGGAAGACGACCGTCAGGAGTCAACTGACAAGTAA
- a CDS encoding alpha/beta hydrolase codes for MSLTGTPFLLTTIALVAVAVLLPLALWSRVRGPALVRGAARLLMVLFAQATAVTLVFLLVNNSNNLYDNWGDLLGTGDHVQAAADLGPDGTGGISLRRLPKVKQTFREADGPGMHAAGGVDVTDLKGQVSGVDAEVYVWLPPQYHQAAYRHRRFPVVELLPGYPGSAKSWFGSLHAPQQLLPLMKSGQITPFILVSPRTTLIADADTGCANIAGRVNADTWLSVDVPKMVTDNFRAEGGPGGWAVAGYSAGAHCATKLAVAHPDRYRAAVSMSGYNDPAGEPLSLAARTPQLRAANNPYLILKHDRVAPAVALYVSGESGDGYEAGLALQKVAKAPTAVDVVYLPRSDGGHNMALWRPQITTVFRWLTQQFDAGGDKAAGSPTARTRPHEPSTAGATRAALASGTASRAAAERKP; via the coding sequence ATGAGCCTCACCGGTACGCCGTTCCTCCTCACGACGATCGCGCTCGTCGCCGTCGCCGTACTGCTGCCCCTCGCCCTCTGGTCCCGGGTACGCGGGCCCGCGCTCGTGCGTGGCGCCGCCCGGCTGCTGATGGTGCTGTTCGCCCAGGCCACGGCGGTCACCCTGGTGTTCCTGCTGGTGAACAACTCCAACAACCTGTACGACAACTGGGGCGACCTCCTCGGCACGGGCGACCATGTCCAGGCCGCCGCCGACCTCGGCCCCGACGGCACCGGCGGCATCTCGCTGCGCAGACTGCCGAAGGTGAAGCAGACGTTCCGCGAGGCCGACGGTCCTGGCATGCACGCGGCGGGCGGCGTCGACGTCACCGACCTCAAGGGCCAGGTCTCGGGCGTCGACGCCGAGGTCTACGTCTGGCTGCCACCGCAGTACCACCAGGCCGCCTACCGGCACCGCCGGTTCCCGGTCGTCGAGCTGCTGCCGGGCTACCCGGGCTCGGCGAAGTCCTGGTTCGGCTCGCTGCACGCGCCCCAGCAACTGCTGCCGCTGATGAAGAGCGGCCAGATCACGCCCTTCATCCTGGTGTCGCCGCGCACGACCCTCATCGCCGACGCGGACACGGGCTGCGCCAACATCGCCGGCCGGGTCAACGCGGACACCTGGCTCAGTGTCGACGTACCGAAGATGGTCACGGACAACTTCCGCGCCGAGGGCGGGCCGGGCGGCTGGGCCGTCGCCGGATATTCGGCCGGAGCGCACTGCGCGACGAAGCTCGCCGTCGCACACCCGGACCGCTACCGGGCCGCGGTGTCCATGTCCGGCTACAACGACCCGGCCGGGGAACCCCTCTCACTGGCCGCCCGGACGCCGCAGCTGAGGGCCGCGAACAACCCGTATCTGATCCTCAAGCACGACCGCGTCGCTCCCGCCGTCGCGCTCTACGTGTCGGGCGAGTCCGGCGACGGCTACGAGGCCGGTCTCGCCCTGCAGAAGGTGGCGAAGGCGCCGACGGCGGTGGACGTGGTGTACCTGCCGCGCAGCGACGGCGGCCACAACATGGCGCTGTGGCGGCCCCAGATCACCACGGTGTTCCGCTGGCTGACCCAGCAGTTCGACGCGGGCGGTGACAAGGCGGCCGGCTCCCCTACCGCACGGACTCGTCCTCACGAGCCGTCGACCGCCGGTGCCACGCGCGCGGCGCTCGCCAGTGGAACCGCATCGCGAGCAGCCGCAGAACGAAAGCCGTGA
- a CDS encoding trimeric intracellular cation channel family protein, whose product MIQQLFSPSVQHTLDLVGIFVFAISGALLAVRKNFDVFGIAVLAEVTALGGGLLRDLVIGAVPPAAFTDLGYFLTPLLAALLVFFLHPEVERIQAGVNVFDAAGLGLFCVTGTVKAYDYGLGLTASAALGLATAVGGGVLRDVLANEVPSLLRWDRDLYAVPAIVGSALVVLCIRYDVLNPFTSGFAVVTAFVLRLLAMRFHWRAPRAWHRRSTAREDESVR is encoded by the coding sequence GTGATTCAGCAGCTCTTCAGCCCTTCCGTCCAGCACACCCTGGACCTCGTCGGCATCTTCGTCTTCGCGATCTCCGGCGCCCTGCTGGCCGTCCGGAAGAACTTCGACGTCTTCGGGATCGCCGTACTCGCCGAGGTCACCGCGCTGGGCGGCGGGCTGCTGCGCGATCTGGTCATCGGGGCGGTGCCCCCGGCGGCGTTCACGGATCTCGGGTACTTCCTGACGCCGCTGCTCGCCGCCCTGCTCGTCTTCTTCCTCCACCCGGAGGTGGAGCGCATCCAGGCGGGGGTGAACGTCTTCGACGCGGCGGGGCTCGGACTGTTCTGTGTCACCGGCACGGTGAAGGCGTACGACTACGGTCTCGGTCTCACCGCCTCCGCCGCCCTCGGTCTCGCGACGGCCGTGGGCGGCGGAGTGCTGCGTGACGTACTCGCCAACGAGGTTCCCTCGCTGCTGCGTTGGGACCGTGACCTGTACGCGGTCCCGGCGATCGTCGGCTCCGCGCTGGTCGTCCTCTGCATCCGCTACGACGTGCTCAACCCGTTCACCAGCGGGTTCGCGGTCGTCACGGCTTTCGTTCTGCGGCTGCTCGCGATGCGGTTCCACTGGCGAGCGCCGCGCGCGTGGCACCGGCGGTCGACGGCTCGTGAGGACGAGTCCGTGCGGTAG
- a CDS encoding DMT family transporter, with the protein MADRDHLELAEVEAGAEADAGSRTAVDAAAPTRATAAIPAVFVVLWSSAFVAAVIGTDAAPPLLLTFSRFAVAGVLLAIVALAAKVPWPRGRMLLHVIVVGLLMQAVQFGAFYTAIGAGLPGGVVALVQGFNPVLIALLAGFLLGEEITGRQWLGFAIGGAGVALAVAGALHFSTGAIVLSFVGLLGLSVGTVYQKRYTQGVDVRSGTAVHFLAGAPVMGVLTLTLEDPEVTDWGAFGGALAWIVLINSVGTFLLLNFMLKKQSASRVGTLFFLTPAVTALLAWIVIGQTLSLSAIIGLLLGGAGVLLAARK; encoded by the coding sequence GTGGCGGACCGCGACCACCTGGAACTCGCCGAGGTCGAGGCCGGGGCCGAGGCGGATGCCGGGTCCCGCACCGCGGTGGACGCCGCCGCGCCGACGCGGGCCACCGCGGCGATCCCCGCCGTCTTCGTGGTCCTCTGGAGCAGCGCCTTCGTCGCGGCGGTCATCGGCACCGACGCCGCCCCGCCCCTGCTCCTGACGTTCTCCCGCTTCGCCGTCGCCGGTGTCCTGCTGGCGATCGTCGCCCTGGCCGCCAAGGTGCCCTGGCCCAGGGGCCGGATGCTGCTCCATGTGATCGTCGTCGGTCTGCTGATGCAGGCGGTGCAGTTCGGCGCCTTCTACACGGCCATCGGCGCGGGCCTGCCCGGCGGTGTCGTCGCGCTCGTCCAGGGCTTCAACCCCGTACTCATCGCCCTGCTGGCCGGGTTCCTGCTGGGTGAGGAGATCACCGGGAGGCAGTGGCTCGGCTTCGCCATCGGTGGCGCGGGGGTCGCGCTCGCCGTCGCCGGGGCGTTGCACTTCTCCACCGGAGCCATCGTGCTGTCCTTCGTCGGTCTGCTCGGCCTGAGCGTCGGCACGGTCTACCAGAAGCGCTACACGCAGGGCGTGGACGTCCGCAGCGGTACCGCCGTGCACTTCCTCGCGGGCGCCCCGGTGATGGGCGTGCTGACCCTGACCCTGGAGGACCCCGAGGTCACCGACTGGGGTGCCTTCGGCGGCGCGCTGGCCTGGATCGTGCTGATCAACTCGGTGGGCACGTTCCTGCTGCTCAACTTCATGCTCAAGAAGCAGAGCGCCAGCCGCGTCGGCACCCTCTTCTTTCTGACCCCGGCCGTCACCGCCCTGCTCGCCTGGATCGTCATCGGCCAGACGCTGAGCCTGTCGGCGATCATCGGCCTGCTCCTGGGCGGCGCCGGCGTACTGCTCGCGGCCCGCAAATAG
- a CDS encoding thioesterase family protein, whose amino-acid sequence MPEAASAQTARATIGDSEFDRDTAVTRRATGVYDTELSAGWTIINAVNGGYLLAVLGRALADALPHGDPFSVSAHYLTASRPGPAVVRTDVVRTGRSLSTGTASLFQYDDEGQEVERIRVLASYGDLDTLPDDVRTTAEPPALPPMDQCFGPQDAPAPVPGSSAIADRLMLKLDPATLGWALGAPSGKGEMRSWFGLADGRDADPLALLLAVDALPPTAFEIGLSGWVPTVELTVHVRCRPAPGPLRVSITTRNLAGGFLEEDAEVWDSADRLVAQSRQLASVRLG is encoded by the coding sequence ATGCCAGAAGCAGCCTCCGCCCAGACCGCGCGAGCCACCATCGGCGACAGCGAGTTCGACCGCGACACCGCCGTCACCCGGCGCGCGACCGGTGTCTACGACACCGAGCTCTCCGCCGGCTGGACCATCATCAACGCCGTCAACGGCGGCTATCTGCTGGCGGTGCTGGGCCGCGCCCTCGCGGACGCCCTCCCGCACGGCGACCCGTTCAGTGTCTCCGCGCACTACCTCACCGCGTCCCGTCCGGGCCCGGCGGTCGTCCGCACGGACGTGGTCCGCACCGGACGCTCACTGTCGACCGGCACGGCCTCTCTCTTCCAGTACGACGACGAGGGCCAGGAGGTCGAGCGGATCCGTGTCCTCGCCTCCTACGGCGACCTGGACACCCTTCCCGACGACGTCCGCACGACCGCCGAGCCGCCCGCGCTGCCGCCCATGGACCAGTGCTTCGGCCCGCAGGACGCGCCCGCCCCCGTCCCCGGCAGCTCCGCCATCGCCGACCGGCTGATGCTCAAGCTCGACCCGGCCACCCTCGGCTGGGCGCTCGGCGCGCCCTCGGGCAAGGGGGAGATGCGGTCCTGGTTCGGGCTCGCCGACGGCCGTGACGCCGACCCGCTCGCGCTGCTCCTCGCGGTCGACGCGCTGCCGCCGACCGCGTTCGAGATCGGCCTGTCCGGCTGGGTCCCGACGGTCGAGCTGACCGTGCATGTGCGCTGTCGGCCCGCCCCGGGGCCGTTGCGGGTCTCGATCACGACCCGCAACCTGGCCGGCGGCTTCCTGGAGGAGGACGCCGAGGTCTGGGACAGCGCGGACCGACTCGTCGCCCAGTCACGGCAGTTGGCGAGCGTACGGCTCGGATGA
- a CDS encoding M1 family metallopeptidase, with protein MALSRSARLGAVATAAASFLVIAASSAPAPGADGIGDSYFPQLGNGGFDARHYALDLAYNPDTDRLDGRTTITARATQNLSSFDLDLQELEVTRVEVNGRRAQFTRDGDEIRITPRGHLSKGRDFRVAVTYGGVPEPLGGPIVFGSSYGWMKTGDGVFVACEPNAASTWFPSSDHPSDKAAFDIRIKAPKGLTAVSNGRLVSTYDKGGSTYTHWREKKQMATYLATATIGKFDVKTGVTPGGTPIYVAIDPVLANSNNVDVYAVTAEATDYWSKVFGPYPFEETGAIVDDMPAAGFSLETQTKPVYSAVRNETTIVHELAHQWFGDSVSTERWKDIWLNEGFATYSQWLWAEYKGTRSAHDSFLAGYNARPDTSAFWQIVVGDPQRDTMFASAVYQRGAMTLQVLRERIGDAAFFKLLPTWTRLHRYGNANTDDFVRLAEKISGKQLDDLFQTWLFTTGKPAI; from the coding sequence ATGGCACTCTCCCGTTCGGCACGTTTAGGGGCCGTCGCCACCGCGGCGGCCTCCTTCCTCGTCATCGCCGCTTCCTCCGCTCCGGCCCCCGGCGCCGACGGCATCGGTGACTCCTACTTCCCGCAGCTGGGCAACGGCGGCTTCGACGCCCGCCACTACGCCCTCGACCTCGCGTACAACCCCGACACCGACCGCCTCGACGGCCGAACGACCATCACCGCCCGCGCCACCCAGAACCTCTCGTCCTTCGATCTCGACCTCCAGGAGCTGGAGGTCACACGGGTCGAAGTGAACGGCAGACGCGCCCAGTTCACGCGCGACGGCGACGAGATCCGCATCACGCCCCGCGGCCACCTGTCCAAAGGACGGGACTTCAGGGTCGCCGTCACCTACGGCGGGGTGCCCGAGCCGCTGGGCGGGCCCATCGTCTTCGGCTCCAGCTACGGGTGGATGAAGACAGGCGACGGCGTCTTCGTCGCCTGCGAACCCAACGCCGCCTCCACCTGGTTCCCGTCCAGCGACCACCCTTCCGACAAGGCCGCCTTCGACATCCGGATCAAGGCGCCGAAGGGGCTGACCGCCGTCTCCAACGGCCGGCTGGTCTCGACGTACGACAAGGGCGGCTCGACGTACACGCACTGGCGCGAGAAGAAGCAGATGGCGACCTACCTCGCCACGGCGACCATCGGGAAGTTCGACGTGAAGACGGGTGTCACACCCGGTGGGACGCCGATCTACGTCGCCATCGACCCGGTGCTCGCGAACAGCAACAACGTCGACGTGTACGCGGTGACCGCCGAGGCCACCGACTACTGGTCGAAGGTCTTCGGGCCCTATCCGTTCGAGGAGACCGGCGCGATAGTCGACGACATGCCGGCTGCCGGGTTCTCGCTGGAGACGCAGACGAAGCCGGTCTACTCGGCCGTGCGCAACGAGACGACCATCGTGCACGAGCTGGCCCACCAGTGGTTCGGCGACTCCGTGTCGACCGAGCGCTGGAAGGACATCTGGCTCAACGAGGGCTTCGCGACCTACTCCCAGTGGCTGTGGGCCGAGTACAAGGGCACCCGCTCGGCGCACGACTCCTTCCTCGCCGGGTACAACGCCCGCCCCGACACCAGCGCCTTCTGGCAGATCGTCGTCGGCGATCCGCAGCGCGACACCATGTTCGCCTCGGCGGTCTACCAGCGCGGCGCGATGACCCTCCAGGTGCTCCGCGAACGCATCGGCGACGCCGCCTTCTTCAAGCTCCTGCCCACCTGGACCAGGCTCCACCGGTACGGCAACGCGAACACGGACGACTTCGTCCGGCTCGCGGAGAAGATCAGCGGGAAGCAGCTCGACGACCTTTTCCAGACCTGGCTCTTCACCACCGGTAAGCCTGCCATCTAA
- a CDS encoding TetR family transcriptional regulator, whose amino-acid sequence MSHTLGIRQVQKQKTRQALLDAALGLLEDQSLSSLGLREVTRAVGVAPTAFYRHFRSTADLGIALVEEALGSLHPMIGTTVSGSGDSEDRIVRAVDLIAGHVQAQPAHVRFIARERHGGVQPVREAIRDQLARFAEEVRDALAEQPESEGWTEEDLLMLAGLYVDQMLVTASQFLETLDAPAARREEVAHLATRRMRLIAIGRGHWLA is encoded by the coding sequence ATGAGTCACACCCTCGGCATCCGACAGGTCCAGAAGCAGAAGACCCGGCAGGCGCTCCTGGACGCGGCGCTCGGCCTGTTGGAGGACCAGAGCCTGAGCAGCCTCGGTCTGCGTGAGGTCACCCGCGCCGTGGGCGTCGCCCCGACCGCCTTCTACCGCCACTTCCGCTCCACCGCCGACCTCGGCATCGCCCTCGTCGAGGAGGCGCTCGGCAGCCTCCATCCGATGATCGGTACGACGGTCTCCGGGTCCGGCGACAGCGAGGACCGCATAGTCCGCGCGGTCGACCTGATCGCCGGTCACGTCCAGGCGCAGCCCGCCCACGTCCGCTTCATCGCGCGCGAGCGGCACGGCGGGGTCCAGCCGGTCCGCGAGGCCATCCGCGACCAACTGGCCCGGTTCGCCGAGGAGGTGCGGGACGCGCTCGCCGAACAGCCCGAGTCCGAGGGCTGGACGGAGGAGGACCTGCTGATGCTGGCGGGCCTGTACGTCGACCAGATGCTGGTGACGGCCTCCCAGTTCCTGGAGACGCTGGACGCCCCGGCGGCGCGGCGCGAGGAGGTGGCGCACCTGGCGACCCGTCGGATGCGCCTGATCGCCATCGGCCGCGGACACTGGCTGGCCTGA
- a CDS encoding DUF4190 domain-containing protein, which translates to MQLTASATGRTESTAPRDADGMAVASFVLGLLGLLVLNVVLGPVAITLAAVALWRGTKRPGRAVLGLGLGVADLVVLVTLMEMDNSVSWSF; encoded by the coding sequence ATGCAACTCACCGCATCGGCCACCGGCCGTACCGAGAGCACCGCCCCCCGCGACGCCGACGGCATGGCCGTCGCGTCCTTCGTCCTCGGCCTGCTGGGGCTGCTGGTCCTCAACGTCGTCCTCGGCCCGGTCGCCATCACGCTGGCCGCCGTCGCCCTCTGGCGCGGCACGAAGAGGCCCGGCCGCGCCGTGCTCGGCCTCGGTCTCGGCGTCGCCGACCTGGTCGTACTGGTCACCCTCATGGAGATGGACAACTCCGTCTCGTGGAGCTTCTGA